Proteins found in one Canis aureus isolate CA01 chromosome 19, VMU_Caureus_v.1.0, whole genome shotgun sequence genomic segment:
- the NICN1 gene encoding nicolin-1 isoform X2, whose translation MSRVSVPCHVKGTVALQVGDVRTSQGRPGVLVIDVTFPSVAPFEEIMFKNYYTAFLSIRVRQHTSTHTPAKWVTCLRDYCLMPDPHSEEGAQEYVSLFKHQMLCDMARVLELRLILRQPSPLWLSFTVEELQIYQQGPKSPSMTFPKWLSHPVPCEQPAPLIEGLPDPNRVSSEVQQMWALTEMIRASHTSTRIGRFDVDGCYDLNLLSYT comes from the exons ATGTCCCGCGTGTCGGTGCCCTGCCATGTGAAAGGTACCGTGGCCCTGCAGGTGGGCGACGTGCGAACCTCCCAAGGCCGGCCTGGTGTGCTGGTCATCGATGTCACCTTCCCCAGCGTCGCGCCCTTTGAG GAGATAATGTTTAAGAATTACTACACAGCCTTTCTGAGCATCCGTGTTCGCCAGCATACCTCAACACACACACCAGCCAAGTGGGTGACCTGCCTGCGGGACTACTGCCTCATGCCTGATCCACACAgtgaggagggagcccaggagTATGTATCGTTGTTCAAGCATCAG ATGCTGTGTGACATGGCCAGAGTACTGGAACTGCGCCTGATTCTGCGACAGCCATCACCACTATGGCTGTCTTTCACAGTGGAGGAACTGCAGATTTACCAGCAGGGACCAAAG AGCCCCTCCATGACCTTCCCCAAGTGGCTTTCCCACCCAGTGCCTTGTGAGCAGCCTGCTCCCCTCATTGAG GGTCTCCCAGACCCCAACAGGGTATCCTCCGAGGTGCAGCAGATGTGGGCGCTGACAGAGATGATCCGGGCCAGTCACACCTCTACAAGGATCGGCCGCTTTGAT GTGGATGGCTGTTATGACCTCAACTTGCTCTCCTACACTTGA
- the NICN1 gene encoding nicolin-1 isoform X3, producing the protein MSRVSVPCHVKGTVALQVGDVRTSQGRPGVLVIDVTFPSVAPFELQEIMFKNYYTAFLSIRVRQHTSTHTPAKWVTCLRDYCLMPDPHSEEGAQEYVSLFKHQMLCDMARVLELRLILRQPSPLWLSFTVEELQIYQQGPKSPSMTFPKWLSHPVPCEQPAPLIEVDGCYDLNLLSYT; encoded by the exons ATGTCCCGCGTGTCGGTGCCCTGCCATGTGAAAGGTACCGTGGCCCTGCAGGTGGGCGACGTGCGAACCTCCCAAGGCCGGCCTGGTGTGCTGGTCATCGATGTCACCTTCCCCAGCGTCGCGCCCTTTGAG TTACAGGAGATAATGTTTAAGAATTACTACACAGCCTTTCTGAGCATCCGTGTTCGCCAGCATACCTCAACACACACACCAGCCAAGTGGGTGACCTGCCTGCGGGACTACTGCCTCATGCCTGATCCACACAgtgaggagggagcccaggagTATGTATCGTTGTTCAAGCATCAG ATGCTGTGTGACATGGCCAGAGTACTGGAACTGCGCCTGATTCTGCGACAGCCATCACCACTATGGCTGTCTTTCACAGTGGAGGAACTGCAGATTTACCAGCAGGGACCAAAG AGCCCCTCCATGACCTTCCCCAAGTGGCTTTCCCACCCAGTGCCTTGTGAGCAGCCTGCTCCCCTCATTGAG GTGGATGGCTGTTATGACCTCAACTTGCTCTCCTACACTTGA
- the NICN1 gene encoding nicolin-1 isoform X1, producing MSRVSVPCHVKGTVALQVGDVRTSQGRPGVLVIDVTFPSVAPFELQEIMFKNYYTAFLSIRVRQHTSTHTPAKWVTCLRDYCLMPDPHSEEGAQEYVSLFKHQMLCDMARVLELRLILRQPSPLWLSFTVEELQIYQQGPKSPSMTFPKWLSHPVPCEQPAPLIEGLPDPNRVSSEVQQMWALTEMIRASHTSTRIGRFDVDGCYDLNLLSYT from the exons ATGTCCCGCGTGTCGGTGCCCTGCCATGTGAAAGGTACCGTGGCCCTGCAGGTGGGCGACGTGCGAACCTCCCAAGGCCGGCCTGGTGTGCTGGTCATCGATGTCACCTTCCCCAGCGTCGCGCCCTTTGAG TTACAGGAGATAATGTTTAAGAATTACTACACAGCCTTTCTGAGCATCCGTGTTCGCCAGCATACCTCAACACACACACCAGCCAAGTGGGTGACCTGCCTGCGGGACTACTGCCTCATGCCTGATCCACACAgtgaggagggagcccaggagTATGTATCGTTGTTCAAGCATCAG ATGCTGTGTGACATGGCCAGAGTACTGGAACTGCGCCTGATTCTGCGACAGCCATCACCACTATGGCTGTCTTTCACAGTGGAGGAACTGCAGATTTACCAGCAGGGACCAAAG AGCCCCTCCATGACCTTCCCCAAGTGGCTTTCCCACCCAGTGCCTTGTGAGCAGCCTGCTCCCCTCATTGAG GGTCTCCCAGACCCCAACAGGGTATCCTCCGAGGTGCAGCAGATGTGGGCGCTGACAGAGATGATCCGGGCCAGTCACACCTCTACAAGGATCGGCCGCTTTGAT GTGGATGGCTGTTATGACCTCAACTTGCTCTCCTACACTTGA
- the AMT gene encoding aminomethyltransferase, mitochondrial isoform X2 — MQRAMTVVPHLGLRLQALPLALGRPLSRAQDVLRRTPLYDFHLAHGGKMVAFAGWSLPVQYRDSHVDSHLHTRRHCSLFDVSHMLQTKILGCDRVKLMESLVVGDIAELRPNQGTLSLFTNEAGGIEDDLIVTSTSEGYLYVVSNAGCWDKDLALMQGKVRELQNMGSDVSLEVVDNALLALQGPTATQVLQAGVADDLRKLPFMTSAVMEVFGVSGCRVTRCGYTGEDGVEISVPAAAAVRLAAALLENPEVKLAGLAARDSLRLEAGLCLYGSDIDEHTTPVEGSLSWTLGKRRRAAMDFPGASVIIAQLKGKVQRRRVGLTCEGAPVRAHSPILNMEGTVIGTVTSGCPSPCLKKNVAMGYVPSEYSRPGTPLLVEVRRKQQMAVVSKMPFVTTNYYTLK; from the exons ATGCAGCGGGCAATGACCGTGGTACCCCATCTGGGCTTGCGGCTGCAGGCGCTCCCGTTGGCCCTGGGCCGTCCTCTCAGTCGCGCACAG GACGTACTCCGAAGGACACCTCTTTATGACTTCCACCTGGCTCATGGCGGGAAGATGGTGGCGTTTGCAGGCTGGAGTCTGCCTGTACAGTACCGGGACAGTCATGTTGACTCACACCTGCACACACGCCGGCACTGCTCGCTCTTTGACGTGTCCCACATGCTGCAG ACCAAGATACTTGGTTGTGACCGTGTGAAGCTGATGGAGAGTCTAGTGGTTGGAGATATTGCAGAGCTAAGGCCAAACCAG GGGACACTGTCGCTGTTTACCAATGAGGCTGGAGGCATCGAAGATGACTTGATTGTGACCAGCACCTCTGAGGGGTACCTGTATGTGGTGTCCAATGCTGGCTGCTGGGACAAGGACTTGGCCCTCATGCAG GGCAAGGTCAGGGAGCTTCAAAACATGGGCAGTGATGTGAGCCTGGAGGTGGTGGATAATGCCTTGCTAGCCCTGCAAG GCCCCACTGCGACCCAGGTGTTGCAGGCCGGTGTGGCAGATGATTTGAGGAAATTGCCCTTCATGACCAGTGCTGTGATGGAGGTGTTTGGTGTGTCCGGCTGCCGAGTGACCCGCTGTGGCTACACAGGAGAGGATGGTGTGGAG ATCTCGGTGCCAGCAGCAGCGGCAGTCCGCCTGGCTGCAGCTCTGCTGGAAAACCCAGAGGTGAAGCTGGCAGGGCTGGCAGCTCGGGACAGCCTGCGCCTAGAGGCAGGCCTCTGCCTGTATGGGAGTGACATTGATGAGCACACCACGCCTGTGGAAGGCAGCCTTAGTTGGACACTGG GAAAGCGCCGCCGAGCTGCCATGGACTTCCCTGGAGCCTCGGTCATCATTGCCCAGCTGAAGGGCAAGGTGCAGCGGAGACGTGTGGGGTTAACATGTGAGGGGGCACCTGTGCGGGCACACAGCCCCATCCTGAATATGGAGGGCACCGTGATTG GTACAGTGACCAGtggctgcccctctccctgcctgaaGAAGAATGTGGCCATGGGTTATGTGCCCTCTGAGTACAGTCGGCCAGGTACCCCACTGCTGGTAGAGGTGCGGCGGAAGCAGCAAATGGCTGTGGTCAGCAAGATGCCCTTTGTGACCACAAATTACTATACCCTCAAGTGA
- the AMT gene encoding aminomethyltransferase, mitochondrial isoform X1, whose product MQRAMTVVPHLGLRLQALPLALGRPLSRAQDVLRRTPLYDFHLAHGGKMVAFAGWSLPVQYRDSHVDSHLHTRRHCSLFDVSHMLQTKILGCDRVKLMESLVVGDIAELRPNQGTLSLFTNEAGGIEDDLIVTSTSEGYLYVVSNAGCWDKDLALMQGKVRELQNMGSDVSLEVVDNALLALQGPTATQVLQAGVADDLRKLPFMTSAVMEVFGVSGCRVTRCGYTGEDGVEISVPAAAAVRLAAALLENPEVKLAGLAARDSLRLEAGLCLYGSDIDEHTTPVEGSLSWTLDAEDLQQAEVGSTASLRPGARGKRRRAAMDFPGASVIIAQLKGKVQRRRVGLTCEGAPVRAHSPILNMEGTVIGTVTSGCPSPCLKKNVAMGYVPSEYSRPGTPLLVEVRRKQQMAVVSKMPFVTTNYYTLK is encoded by the exons ATGCAGCGGGCAATGACCGTGGTACCCCATCTGGGCTTGCGGCTGCAGGCGCTCCCGTTGGCCCTGGGCCGTCCTCTCAGTCGCGCACAG GACGTACTCCGAAGGACACCTCTTTATGACTTCCACCTGGCTCATGGCGGGAAGATGGTGGCGTTTGCAGGCTGGAGTCTGCCTGTACAGTACCGGGACAGTCATGTTGACTCACACCTGCACACACGCCGGCACTGCTCGCTCTTTGACGTGTCCCACATGCTGCAG ACCAAGATACTTGGTTGTGACCGTGTGAAGCTGATGGAGAGTCTAGTGGTTGGAGATATTGCAGAGCTAAGGCCAAACCAG GGGACACTGTCGCTGTTTACCAATGAGGCTGGAGGCATCGAAGATGACTTGATTGTGACCAGCACCTCTGAGGGGTACCTGTATGTGGTGTCCAATGCTGGCTGCTGGGACAAGGACTTGGCCCTCATGCAG GGCAAGGTCAGGGAGCTTCAAAACATGGGCAGTGATGTGAGCCTGGAGGTGGTGGATAATGCCTTGCTAGCCCTGCAAG GCCCCACTGCGACCCAGGTGTTGCAGGCCGGTGTGGCAGATGATTTGAGGAAATTGCCCTTCATGACCAGTGCTGTGATGGAGGTGTTTGGTGTGTCCGGCTGCCGAGTGACCCGCTGTGGCTACACAGGAGAGGATGGTGTGGAG ATCTCGGTGCCAGCAGCAGCGGCAGTCCGCCTGGCTGCAGCTCTGCTGGAAAACCCAGAGGTGAAGCTGGCAGGGCTGGCAGCTCGGGACAGCCTGCGCCTAGAGGCAGGCCTCTGCCTGTATGGGAGTGACATTGATGAGCACACCACGCCTGTGGAAGGCAGCCTTAGTTGGACACTGG ACGCTGAGGATCTTCAGCAGGCTGAGGTGGGCAGCACAGCCTCTTTAAGACCTGGGGCAAGAG GAAAGCGCCGCCGAGCTGCCATGGACTTCCCTGGAGCCTCGGTCATCATTGCCCAGCTGAAGGGCAAGGTGCAGCGGAGACGTGTGGGGTTAACATGTGAGGGGGCACCTGTGCGGGCACACAGCCCCATCCTGAATATGGAGGGCACCGTGATTG GTACAGTGACCAGtggctgcccctctccctgcctgaaGAAGAATGTGGCCATGGGTTATGTGCCCTCTGAGTACAGTCGGCCAGGTACCCCACTGCTGGTAGAGGTGCGGCGGAAGCAGCAAATGGCTGTGGTCAGCAAGATGCCCTTTGTGACCACAAATTACTATACCCTCAAGTGA
- the TCTA gene encoding T-cell leukemia translocation-altered gene protein isoform X1 — protein MAEPWSGQSLQSLPTLVLGTLGTLGSEFLREWEAQDMRVTLFKLLLLWLVISLLGIQLAWGFYGSTVTGLYHRPDSHPKPAAALDVFLPPGLGGQNGSTPDGSTHFTSWETANEPLKTHRE, from the exons ATGGCGGAGCCTTGGTCTGGGCAGTCCTTGCAGTCTCTGCCGACCTTGGTGCTGGGCACACTGGGCACCCTGGGCAGCGAGTTCCTGCGGGAGTGGGAGGCGCAGGACATGCGCGTTACCCTCTTCAAGCTGCTGCTACTGTGGTTGGTGATAAGTCTCCTGGGCATCCAGCTGGCGTGGGGGTTCTACGGGAGCACGGTAACAGGGCTGTATCACCGCCCAG ATTCCCACCCCAAGCCTGCTGCAGCTCTGGATGTGTTCCTGCCCCCAGGTCTGGGCGGCCAGAACGGATCCACACCTGATGGCTCCACGCATTTCACTTCGTG GGAAACAGCAAATGAACCTCTCAAAACTCACAGAGAATAA
- the TCTA gene encoding T-cell leukemia translocation-altered gene protein isoform X2 — protein sequence MAEPWSGQSLQSLPTLVLGTLGTLGSEFLREWEAQDMRVTLFKLLLLWLVISLLGIQLAWGFYGSTVTGLYHRPGLGGQNGSTPDGSTHFTSWETANEPLKTHRE from the exons ATGGCGGAGCCTTGGTCTGGGCAGTCCTTGCAGTCTCTGCCGACCTTGGTGCTGGGCACACTGGGCACCCTGGGCAGCGAGTTCCTGCGGGAGTGGGAGGCGCAGGACATGCGCGTTACCCTCTTCAAGCTGCTGCTACTGTGGTTGGTGATAAGTCTCCTGGGCATCCAGCTGGCGTGGGGGTTCTACGGGAGCACGGTAACAGGGCTGTATCACCGCCCAG GTCTGGGCGGCCAGAACGGATCCACACCTGATGGCTCCACGCATTTCACTTCGTG GGAAACAGCAAATGAACCTCTCAAAACTCACAGAGAATAA